GTTCCCTCTTTGCACCCATAATGTagctgtagggtattataaagtcggtatcccccgacttttgcccttgcttactggtttttatttaatttagcaTAGGTTATAATGAAGTTGTGTCCGTCTGGTTGATAAAAAACAAAGTAGCCACTTGATAGAACACAATATATAAGGAATTTAATccttttttgatgaaattcaattcagcaaattttttttaatgtttgatAATCACCAAAACAAAGGAAAGCTTCCGGCTTTCTATGTTATTTCCAATAACAAATAACAAGCCATAAAATGTAGCTAAGCAAAATATGAGCATTTGACAAAAGGCAATAACTTTTGTCTTTTTAGTTAGACGAATAACTATGAATAAAACCTCTCAAGATGTTCTGACCACAGTAATATCTTATGGGATTAAGATATCATTATTTTGTGggcatttattgttttattttattaccttTTAATCTTATTGGCCTTAAGAGAAGCTTGATGTGACACCACCCACTATGCTGTGAGGCTTTGAATgtcactaatcactgatttaaTTTCAAATATCAAGTCAATGACCCACTTTAGGTGACTCAACAAATAGCACTAAATGTGCGATTTTATGCTGCAAATATCAGGAATTTGCTCAAAACGGAAGCATAAAAAACAAGTCTCTAATCGCGATTGAAACAAGAGAAAATATGTCTAAATATGCCTTGTGATGCGCAAATATTCTAAATTATTAATTTATACAAATATGCTGagggaaaaattcataattctcGGATAAAGATATTTGATTGTATAAAAGTGACGCAGACTGGGCCAAAGAATCATTCTCAGTTGTGAACTAAATCGAACAGTAGAAGTCAAATACCAAGTAGCACATCATAAAATGCGTGCCTTCGTCGTCTTGTGTTTGGTGGCTGTGGCCAGTGCCCAATATAACTATCAGCCTGGTAGTGGTGGTGCAGGAGGATCCGGAGGACGTGGAGGAAATGGCGGATTCGGAGGAAATGGTGGCTCAGGGGGAATTGGTGGCTCAGGAGGACTAGGAGGCTTTGGCGGAAATGGCTTGGGAGGAGGCCATGGAGGACAAGGAGGTTTCGGTTCCTCATTGAGCGGACCTTCATCTGGTGGTATTGGTGGATCTGGTCCCTCCTTTGGTGGTGTCAGCTCCGCTCCTGCCTTCGGAGGTTCTAGCGGTCCATCCTTTGGCGGTGCCGGCTCTGCTCCTTCCTTCGGTGGCTCTAGTGGTCCTGTTGGCTCATCCTCTTTCGAGGCTCCCGAAGCCCAAGGTGCTGTTGAGAAACAATTCATCACCTACACCGCCGACGAACAAGATTTCAATGATCCTCAGGCCACCGAACAATTTGCCAACTCTGTCAAGCAAGGTCTCCGTGTTGTCTTCATCAAGGGTCCCGACAATAGCGGTTTGGAAAATGCCGCCCTTGCCTTGGCTAAACAAGCTGCCAGCCAACAGACTGCCATCTATGTCCTTAACAAGCAAACCGATCTTGCCGCTCTGGCCAATAAATTGAACGCGGAGAATAGCAATTCCAACAACAAACCCGAGGTGCACTTTGTCAAATACCGCACCCCTGAAGATGCCGCCAATGCCCAGAGAGCCATTCAAGCTGAATACGATGCTCTAGGTGGCAAAtcgcaaaatatcgatggtggTGTCGCCTCATCCCTGAACTTTGCTTCTCAGGCTCCATTTGCCCCAGCTTCTCAGGGCTCATTCGGTGGCAACACCAAGCGTGACTATCTTCCAGCTTCGATTTTCCGTCGTTTCCGGTATTAAGTGTTGCCCAATTTGAATTAACCTTAGATAACTGTtgattgttattgttatttattttatattcataGGTAAACCAAATATAGATTCGAAAAACCtatttaaagcgaaatttttctTGATATGTTACACGGTAGCTGACATAAAGCGTTACCAACTTTACACTAGTATATCTGTTAAACTAGAAATGGTCACCTGAAGTTTCCCATCTCACAAGGTGGTACGAACTTGTGAGACCGCCTATAACAGCTCTCCCGATTTCATCGTGCC
This Stomoxys calcitrans chromosome 2, idStoCalc2.1, whole genome shotgun sequence DNA region includes the following protein-coding sequences:
- the LOC106081802 gene encoding glycine, alanine and asparagine-rich protein-like — its product is MRAFVVLCLVAVASAQYNYQPGSGGAGGSGGRGGNGGFGGNGGSGGIGGSGGLGGFGGNGLGGGHGGQGGFGSSLSGPSSGGIGGSGPSFGGVSSAPAFGGSSGPSFGGAGSAPSFGGSSGPVGSSSFEAPEAQGAVEKQFITYTADEQDFNDPQATEQFANSVKQGLRVVFIKGPDNSGLENAALALAKQAASQQTAIYVLNKQTDLAALANKLNAENSNSNNKPEVHFVKYRTPEDAANAQRAIQAEYDALGGKSQNIDGGVASSLNFASQAPFAPASQGSFGGNTKRDYLPASIFRRFR